In the Pseudolabrys taiwanensis genome, one interval contains:
- a CDS encoding FeoA family protein, with amino-acid sequence MSCNGDHATPSEIFLLGQAPRGFRGHIEAIVVTDNASGLAVDELERRLIELGFTEGAHIEILHEGAIGRDPIAVRVNNATVALRRREAMAIRVV; translated from the coding sequence ATGTCCTGCAACGGTGACCACGCCACGCCGTCCGAAATCTTTCTGCTGGGCCAGGCGCCACGCGGGTTTCGCGGCCATATCGAAGCGATCGTGGTGACCGACAATGCGTCGGGCCTGGCGGTGGACGAACTCGAGCGCCGTCTGATCGAGCTTGGCTTCACCGAAGGCGCGCATATCGAAATCCTGCATGAGGGCGCCATCGGACGCGACCCCATTGCCGTGCGCGTCAACAACGCCACCGTGGCGCTGCGCCGCCGTGAAGCGATGGCGATCCGGGTAGTGTGA
- a CDS encoding outer membrane protein, protein MRSFTALGAAVAVLGFATAASAADLPRREAMPAKAPMYAPLYNWTGLYVGVNLGGGWSDANSNFGKASGVVGGGQIGYNWQAAGSPFVLGLEADIQGTSIKNSADLGGGITGDAKVPAFGTVRARLGYAWDRFMVYGTGGFAYSDTKVSLTGPGGSISSDKWGSGWTVGGGVEWAFAGPWSVKAEYLYVNAKSVDLNFGGVNVSTGDYHYNVARLGLNYRF, encoded by the coding sequence ATGCGTTCTTTCACTGCACTTGGCGCCGCTGTCGCCGTGCTGGGCTTCGCCACCGCCGCTTCCGCGGCCGACCTCCCGCGTCGTGAGGCGATGCCTGCCAAGGCTCCGATGTATGCGCCGCTCTACAACTGGACCGGCCTCTATGTCGGCGTGAACCTCGGCGGCGGCTGGTCCGATGCCAACTCGAACTTCGGCAAGGCCAGCGGCGTCGTCGGCGGCGGCCAGATCGGTTACAACTGGCAGGCTGCTGGCAGCCCGTTCGTGCTCGGCCTCGAAGCCGATATCCAGGGCACCTCGATCAAGAACAGCGCCGACCTCGGCGGCGGCATCACCGGCGACGCGAAGGTTCCGGCCTTCGGCACCGTGCGCGCCCGCCTCGGCTACGCCTGGGATCGCTTCATGGTGTACGGCACCGGCGGTTTCGCTTACAGCGACACCAAGGTTTCGCTCACCGGCCCGGGCGGCTCGATCTCGTCCGATAAGTGGGGTTCGGGTTGGACCGTCGGCGGCGGCGTGGAATGGGCCTTCGCGGGTCCGTGGAGCGTCAAGGCCGAGTACCTGTACGTCAACGCCAAGAGCGTCGACCTCAACTTCGGTGGCGTCAACGTCTCGACCGGCGACTATCACTACAACGTCGCCCGCCTCGGCCTGAACTATCGCTTCTAA
- the uvrA gene encoding excinuclease ABC subunit UvrA, which yields MNDLFDKNAKAAKAARDARAITIRGAREHNLKNVDVTIPRDQLVVFTGLSGSGKSSLAFDTIYAEGQRRYVESLSAYARQFLEMMQKPDVDQIDGLSPAISIEQKTTSKNPRSTVGTVTEIYDYMRLLWARVGTPYSPATGLPIESQTVSQMVDRVLALPEGTRIYVLAPVVRGRKGEYKKELAEFMRKGYQRVKIDGAFHEIQEVKPLDKKFTHDIDVVVDRLVVRGDIGARLADSLEQCLKLADGLAVVELADSKASGAAANRGRNANAERLIFSEKFACPVSGFTIPEIEPRLFSFNNPFGACPECGGLGLEQHIDADLVIPDKDAKVGKGAIAPWSKSSSPYYTQTLEALGKHYKFTLDTKWKDLGKKTQEAILYGSGDDEIKFVYDDGMRGYTTKKPFEGVITNLERRFKETESEWAREELQKYFTDVPCKMCHGARLKPEALCVKIAGKNIAEISDLSIRKAGEWVGELPKTLTAKQMEIATRILKEIRDRLKFLVDVGLDYLTLARASGTLSGGESQRIRLASQIGSGLTGVLYVLDEPSIGLHQRDNAMLLETLKRLRDLGNTVIVVEHDEDAIREADYVLDIGPGAGIHGGHVIAAGKVPDLIAAPKSWTGKYLSGELGVPVPDRRKPDPRRMIKVVNARGNNLKNVTAEIPLGLFTTVTGVSGGGKSTLLIDTLYNSVARKLNGASLAPAPHDKIEGLEHIDKIIDIDQSPIGRTPRSNPATYTGAFTPIREWFAALPEAKARGYEPGRFSFNVKGGRCEACQGDGVIKIEMHFLPDVYVTCDVCKGKRYNRETLDVLFKGKSIADVLDMTVEEALEFFKAVPRVRDVLALLHRVGLDYIHVGQQATTLSGGEAQRVKLAKELSKRATGRTLYILDEPTTGLHFHDVAKLLEVLHELTDQGNTVVVIEHNLEVIKTADWVIDLGPEGGDGGGEIVAAGTPEDIVKAKRSYTGQFLKPVLERKIVGKRKKGMEAAE from the coding sequence ATGAACGACCTGTTCGACAAGAACGCCAAAGCGGCGAAAGCCGCCCGCGACGCCCGCGCCATCACCATCCGCGGCGCCCGGGAGCACAATCTCAAGAACGTCGATGTGACGATCCCGCGCGATCAGCTGGTGGTGTTCACCGGCCTGTCGGGTTCCGGCAAGTCGTCGCTCGCCTTCGACACCATCTATGCCGAGGGCCAGCGCCGTTACGTCGAGTCGCTGTCGGCCTACGCGCGGCAGTTCCTCGAGATGATGCAGAAGCCGGACGTCGACCAGATCGACGGCCTGTCGCCCGCCATCTCCATCGAGCAGAAGACGACGTCGAAGAATCCGCGCTCGACCGTCGGCACCGTCACCGAGATCTACGACTACATGCGCCTGTTGTGGGCGCGCGTCGGCACGCCCTACTCGCCGGCGACCGGCCTGCCGATCGAAAGCCAGACCGTGTCGCAGATGGTCGACCGCGTGCTCGCTTTGCCGGAAGGCACGCGCATCTATGTGCTGGCGCCGGTCGTGCGCGGCCGCAAGGGCGAGTACAAGAAGGAACTCGCCGAGTTCATGCGCAAGGGCTATCAGCGCGTGAAGATCGACGGCGCCTTCCATGAAATTCAGGAGGTGAAGCCGCTCGACAAGAAGTTCACCCACGACATCGACGTGGTGGTGGACCGCCTGGTCGTGCGCGGCGATATCGGCGCGCGGCTCGCGGATTCGCTCGAGCAGTGCCTCAAGCTCGCCGACGGCCTCGCCGTGGTCGAGCTTGCCGACTCCAAGGCGAGCGGCGCGGCCGCCAACCGCGGCCGCAACGCCAATGCCGAGCGGCTGATCTTCTCCGAGAAGTTCGCCTGCCCCGTTTCCGGCTTCACCATTCCGGAGATCGAGCCGCGGCTGTTCTCGTTCAACAACCCGTTCGGCGCCTGCCCGGAATGCGGCGGCCTCGGCCTCGAGCAGCACATCGACGCCGACCTCGTCATTCCCGACAAGGACGCCAAGGTCGGCAAAGGCGCCATCGCGCCGTGGTCGAAGTCGTCGTCGCCTTATTACACGCAGACCTTGGAAGCGCTCGGCAAGCACTACAAGTTCACGCTCGACACCAAGTGGAAGGACCTCGGCAAGAAGACGCAGGAGGCGATCCTCTACGGTTCGGGCGACGACGAGATCAAGTTCGTCTACGACGACGGCATGCGCGGCTACACCACCAAGAAGCCGTTCGAGGGCGTCATCACCAATCTCGAACGCCGCTTCAAGGAAACCGAGAGCGAGTGGGCGCGCGAGGAGCTGCAGAAGTACTTCACCGACGTGCCGTGCAAGATGTGCCACGGCGCGCGCCTCAAGCCCGAGGCGTTGTGCGTCAAGATCGCCGGCAAGAACATCGCCGAGATCTCGGACCTGTCGATCCGCAAGGCGGGCGAATGGGTCGGCGAACTGCCGAAGACGCTGACCGCCAAGCAGATGGAAATCGCGACGCGCATCCTCAAGGAGATCCGCGACCGCCTGAAATTCCTGGTCGACGTCGGCCTCGATTATCTCACCCTCGCCCGCGCCTCCGGCACCTTGTCCGGCGGCGAGAGCCAGCGCATTCGCCTCGCCTCGCAGATCGGCTCCGGCCTCACCGGCGTTCTGTATGTGCTCGACGAGCCGTCGATCGGCCTGCACCAGCGCGACAACGCCATGCTGCTCGAAACCCTCAAGCGCCTGCGCGACCTCGGCAACACCGTCATCGTCGTCGAGCACGACGAGGACGCGATCCGCGAGGCCGATTACGTGCTCGACATCGGCCCCGGCGCCGGCATCCATGGCGGCCACGTCATCGCCGCCGGCAAGGTGCCGGACCTCATCGCCGCGCCGAAATCATGGACCGGCAAATATCTCTCCGGCGAGCTCGGCGTGCCGGTGCCCGACCGGCGCAAGCCCGATCCGCGCCGCATGATCAAGGTCGTCAACGCCCGCGGCAACAACCTCAAGAACGTCACCGCCGAGATCCCGCTCGGCCTGTTCACGACCGTCACCGGCGTCTCCGGCGGCGGCAAGTCGACGCTGCTGATCGACACGCTCTACAATTCGGTCGCGCGCAAGCTCAACGGCGCCTCGCTCGCCCCCGCCCCGCACGACAAGATCGAGGGCCTCGAGCACATCGACAAGATCATCGACATCGACCAGTCGCCGATCGGCCGCACGCCGCGCTCGAACCCCGCGACCTATACCGGCGCCTTCACGCCGATCCGCGAATGGTTCGCGGCGCTGCCCGAAGCCAAGGCGCGCGGCTACGAGCCCGGGCGCTTCTCCTTCAACGTCAAGGGCGGCCGCTGCGAGGCCTGCCAGGGCGACGGCGTCATCAAGATCGAGATGCACTTCCTGCCCGACGTCTACGTCACCTGCGACGTCTGCAAGGGCAAGCGCTACAACCGCGAGACGCTCGACGTCCTGTTCAAGGGCAAGTCGATCGCCGACGTGCTCGACATGACGGTGGAAGAAGCGCTCGAGTTCTTCAAGGCGGTGCCGCGCGTGCGCGACGTGCTGGCGCTGCTGCACCGCGTCGGCCTCGACTACATCCATGTCGGCCAGCAGGCGACGACGCTCTCCGGCGGCGAGGCGCAGCGCGTCAAGCTCGCCAAGGAGCTGTCAAAGCGCGCGACCGGCCGCACGTTGTACATTCTCGACGAGCCGACGACCGGTCTTCACTTTCACGACGTGGCGAAGCTGCTTGAGGTGCTGCACGAGCTCACCGACCAGGGCAACACCGTGGTGGTGATCGAGCACAATCTCGAAGTGATCAAGACCGCCGACTGGGTGATCGACCTCGGGCCCGAAGGCGGCGACGGCGGCGGCGAGATCGTCGCGGCCGGCACGCCCGAGGACATCGTCAAGGCGAAGCGCAGCTATACCGGACAGTTCTTGAAGCCGGTGCTGGAGCGAAAAATCGTGGGGAAGCGGAAGAAGGGGATGGAAGCAGCGGAGTAG
- a CDS encoding autotransporter outer membrane beta-barrel domain-containing protein: MLTALSAGSASAQAWNGNTSSDWTNGANWSGGTVPTSPTAVTVDSVNPAVLGIGGAASGSTGNLYVGETSAGSLTIQNGSTLTSLGSFRIGGGGGTGTVTVTGAGSQWTATGLALSIGGTGRGILNVEDGATVTASGGMSLGNTGGVGTLNVSNATIASQSLSVGAGSQVNFDNATYRATRSSGVWIGTGPGTLNIAAGGLTLDSVGFTVSALRELSGVGALTKTGTGILNLTTSNSYTGRTVIDQGTLALRANSSIAASSGVTANGTFDISPLTAAGTDIQSLSGSGVVTMGAKNLTITNANDTFAGTFNGTGVLTIAGGKEILSGDNSAFGGSTLVQGGTLAINGILGGPMSVLSGGRLQGIGTVGDTTNAGVIAPGNSIGTLTIAGNYTGNGGTLQIESVLGGDASPTDKLVVTGNTAGSTFVRVTNVGGTGAQTTEGIKIVDVGGASNGTFALQGDYVIQGQQAVVGGAYAYTLQKNGVSTPADGDWYLRSSLVNPPAAAPAGPLYQPGVPLYESYGQILLGMNGLSTFRQRIGDRYSGAGDVAAPTRVQAPSPVWARVEGQHTKMTPSNTTGSSYTADQMKLQSGFDGLAFANRFGQLIFGISAHYTTLTSDIKSFYGNGKINVEGAGIGGSLTWFGDNGFYVDGQSQVTWYKSDLSSDLAGTVAGNKWGYGYAVGAEGGRRVPIGGAFSLTPQAQLTYSSVNFDGFNDRFGAHVSNDRARSLLGRAGLSLDHQRVGQGGDGRTTRSDIYGIANLYYEFLNGAVVDVAGTKFASATDRLWGGVGVGGNYRWAGDKYAVYGEVSFNTSLANAGDNYAYKGTVGFRAKW; the protein is encoded by the coding sequence GTGCTCACGGCGCTCTCCGCCGGGTCGGCGTCGGCGCAAGCGTGGAACGGCAATACCAGCAGCGACTGGACCAACGGCGCCAACTGGTCAGGCGGCACGGTGCCGACCAGCCCGACCGCGGTGACCGTCGACTCGGTCAATCCGGCAGTGCTCGGCATCGGCGGCGCCGCAAGCGGTTCGACCGGCAATCTATACGTCGGCGAGACATCGGCCGGCAGTCTCACCATTCAGAACGGCAGCACGCTTACGAGCCTTGGAAGCTTCCGCATCGGTGGCGGCGGCGGCACCGGCACGGTGACGGTGACCGGCGCCGGATCGCAATGGACGGCCACCGGCCTCGCGCTCAGCATCGGCGGCACCGGACGGGGAATCCTGAACGTCGAGGACGGCGCTACCGTCACCGCCAGCGGCGGCATGTCGCTCGGCAACACCGGCGGCGTCGGCACGCTCAACGTCAGCAATGCCACGATCGCATCGCAGAGCCTGAGCGTGGGCGCGGGCTCCCAAGTCAACTTCGACAACGCCACCTACCGCGCGACACGTAGCAGCGGCGTGTGGATCGGCACCGGCCCCGGCACGCTCAACATCGCGGCGGGCGGGCTGACGCTCGACAGCGTCGGCTTCACGGTGTCCGCCTTGCGCGAACTCAGCGGCGTCGGCGCATTGACCAAGACAGGGACCGGCATCCTCAACCTGACGACAAGCAACTCCTATACGGGCCGGACTGTGATCGATCAGGGCACGCTGGCGCTGCGCGCCAACAGCTCGATCGCGGCCTCGAGCGGCGTGACCGCCAACGGCACTTTCGATATTTCACCGCTGACGGCAGCCGGCACCGACATTCAGAGCCTGAGCGGCAGCGGCGTCGTCACCATGGGCGCCAAGAATCTGACGATCACCAACGCCAACGATACGTTCGCCGGCACATTCAACGGCACCGGCGTGCTGACGATCGCCGGCGGCAAGGAGATCCTGAGCGGTGATAATTCGGCGTTTGGCGGATCGACGCTCGTTCAGGGCGGCACGCTGGCGATCAACGGCATTCTCGGCGGCCCGATGAGCGTGCTGTCCGGCGGCCGGCTGCAAGGCATCGGCACGGTCGGCGATACGACCAATGCCGGCGTCATCGCGCCGGGCAACTCGATCGGCACGCTGACCATCGCCGGCAACTACACCGGCAATGGCGGCACGCTGCAGATCGAGTCGGTCCTTGGCGGCGATGCGTCGCCGACCGACAAGCTGGTCGTCACCGGCAACACGGCGGGCAGCACGTTTGTACGTGTGACGAACGTAGGCGGCACGGGTGCGCAGACCACCGAAGGCATCAAGATCGTCGATGTCGGCGGCGCCTCGAACGGCACCTTTGCGCTTCAGGGTGACTACGTGATCCAAGGCCAGCAGGCCGTGGTCGGTGGCGCCTATGCTTATACGCTGCAGAAGAACGGCGTCTCGACGCCGGCCGATGGCGATTGGTATCTGCGCTCGAGCCTGGTCAATCCGCCAGCCGCTGCGCCGGCCGGTCCGCTCTATCAGCCTGGCGTGCCGCTCTATGAATCCTACGGCCAGATCCTGCTCGGCATGAACGGCCTGTCGACCTTTCGCCAGCGCATCGGCGACCGCTACAGCGGTGCGGGCGATGTTGCCGCGCCGACGCGCGTCCAGGCGCCATCGCCGGTGTGGGCGCGTGTCGAAGGCCAGCACACCAAGATGACGCCGTCGAACACGACGGGCTCGAGCTACACCGCAGATCAGATGAAGCTGCAAAGCGGTTTCGACGGCCTCGCCTTTGCCAACCGCTTCGGCCAACTGATCTTCGGCATCTCGGCGCACTACACGACGCTGACGTCCGACATCAAGTCGTTCTACGGCAACGGCAAGATCAACGTCGAAGGCGCCGGCATCGGCGGCTCGCTGACCTGGTTCGGCGACAACGGCTTCTATGTCGACGGTCAGTCGCAGGTGACCTGGTACAAGTCCGATCTGTCATCCGATCTCGCCGGCACCGTGGCGGGCAACAAGTGGGGCTACGGCTACGCGGTCGGCGCCGAAGGTGGCCGGCGCGTGCCGATCGGCGGCGCCTTCTCGCTGACGCCGCAGGCGCAACTGACCTATTCGTCGGTCAACTTCGACGGCTTCAACGATCGATTCGGCGCGCATGTGTCGAATGACCGTGCCAGGAGCTTGTTGGGGCGCGCCGGTCTGTCGCTCGATCATCAACGCGTCGGGCAGGGCGGCGACGGCCGAACGACGCGCTCGGACATCTACGGCATCGCCAATCTCTATTATGAGTTCCTGAACGGCGCGGTCGTGGATGTCGCGGGCACGAAGTTCGCCAGCGCCACGGATCGCTTGTGGGGCGGTGTCGGCGTCGGTGGCAATTATCGCTGGGCGGGCGACAAGTACGCCGTCTATGGCGAAGTGTCGTTCAACACCAGCCTCGCCAATGCGGGCGACAACTACGCGTACAAGGGCACGGTCGGCTTCCGCGCCAAGTGGTGA
- a CDS encoding AAA family ATPase yields the protein MAWKARTVKLPAPYLKRVWLEPERVSEKEAYPFCLPFLRDGFELDFDHAITIIVGENGTGKSTLLEGIAALAGYDEAGGGKGYRPIDHSQALEKMGGALSKALRASWLPKITNGWFFRAESFFTVARYLDEAAREPLSGPPPDFLSHSHGEGFLRFFQERCQRQGIFIFDEPESALSPSRQIEFLKLLRAMERSGICQVIMATHAPLLMAYPKARLLELTPAGLAPVRVRDTEHFRTLREFWRDPDGFVEEVLGE from the coding sequence GTGGCGTGGAAGGCTCGCACCGTCAAACTGCCGGCGCCGTATCTCAAGCGCGTCTGGCTCGAACCCGAGCGGGTGAGCGAGAAGGAGGCCTATCCGTTCTGCCTGCCGTTCCTGCGCGACGGCTTCGAGCTCGATTTCGATCATGCCATCACCATCATCGTCGGCGAGAACGGCACCGGCAAATCGACGCTGCTCGAAGGCATTGCCGCGCTCGCCGGATACGATGAGGCGGGCGGCGGCAAGGGCTATCGGCCGATCGACCATTCGCAGGCGCTGGAGAAGATGGGCGGCGCGTTGTCGAAGGCGCTGCGCGCAAGCTGGCTGCCGAAGATCACCAATGGCTGGTTCTTCCGCGCCGAGAGCTTCTTCACCGTGGCGCGCTATCTCGACGAAGCGGCGCGCGAGCCGTTGAGCGGCCCGCCTCCCGACTTCCTGTCGCACTCGCACGGCGAAGGCTTCCTGCGCTTCTTTCAGGAGCGCTGCCAACGCCAGGGCATCTTCATCTTCGACGAGCCGGAATCGGCGTTGTCGCCGTCACGGCAGATCGAGTTCTTGAAGCTGCTGCGCGCGATGGAGCGCTCGGGCATCTGCCAGGTGATCATGGCGACGCATGCGCCGCTGCTGATGGCTTATCCGAAGGCGCGGCTTTTGGAATTGACGCCCGCCGGCCTCGCGCCGGTCCGCGTGCGGGACACGGAGCATTTCCGGACGCTGCGGGAGTTCTGGCGCGATCCGGATGGGTTTGTGGAGGAGGTTTTGGGGGAGTAA
- a CDS encoding LysR family transcriptional regulator — translation MDLLALADFNLVARHGGFGSAARAAGRPKATLSRRVAELEAALDLRLFERGARALKLTEEGRALFARTAALLTELDETAAAIASGGDKPRGTLRISAPLLFSQTAMGKLAAAFALKYPEVRLEITTEDRAVDLIEEGYDLAIRVNPAPDQSLVGRIFLRDRLVVVASPALTRPTDNQTVPAVVRGTGDRSASWDIVSPAGRLRIAVDPVLRLSSLVMVRDAARAGVGAARLPISLVGRDLAAGTLVHWGDVEGPEIALWTLYPSRRLLNARVSAFLDHLKAAFPKGHPDELAAYIDA, via the coding sequence ATGGATCTCCTGGCTCTCGCCGATTTCAATCTCGTCGCGCGGCACGGCGGGTTCGGAAGCGCGGCCCGCGCCGCCGGCCGCCCCAAAGCGACCCTGTCCCGACGGGTGGCGGAGCTGGAGGCCGCACTCGACCTGCGGCTGTTCGAGCGCGGCGCCCGCGCGCTGAAGCTTACCGAGGAAGGCCGCGCCCTATTTGCGCGGACGGCGGCACTGCTGACCGAGCTCGACGAGACGGCCGCCGCGATCGCCTCCGGCGGCGACAAACCCCGCGGCACCTTGCGCATCAGCGCGCCTCTGCTGTTCTCGCAGACAGCGATGGGCAAACTCGCTGCCGCCTTCGCGCTGAAATATCCCGAGGTGCGGCTCGAGATCACGACCGAGGACCGGGCGGTCGACCTGATCGAAGAAGGCTACGATCTGGCCATTCGCGTTAATCCGGCGCCCGACCAAAGCCTGGTCGGCCGCATCTTCCTGCGCGATCGGCTCGTCGTCGTCGCGAGCCCCGCCCTGACGCGGCCAACGGACAATCAAACTGTTCCGGCTGTCGTGCGCGGAACCGGCGATCGCAGTGCAAGCTGGGATATCGTGTCGCCGGCGGGACGACTGCGTATCGCCGTCGATCCCGTCCTTCGCCTGTCATCGCTGGTCATGGTCCGCGATGCCGCGCGCGCGGGCGTCGGCGCCGCGCGACTTCCGATCTCGTTGGTCGGTCGCGATCTTGCCGCGGGCACGCTGGTGCATTGGGGCGATGTCGAAGGACCGGAGATCGCGCTGTGGACGCTCTATCCGTCGCGGCGGCTGCTGAACGCGCGCGTCTCAGCCTTCCTGGACCATTTGAAGGCGGCCTTTCCCAAAGGCCATCCGGACGAACTCGCGGCCTATATCGACGCGTAA
- a CDS encoding MarR family winged helix-turn-helix transcriptional regulator, with amino-acid sequence MAVRSKAKPQDHLDLDEFLCFSIYSVGHAFNQFYRPVLDKLGLTYPQYLTMVALWSKDEQTVKEIGQSLFLESNTLTPMLKRLEALGYVKRARDTEDERQVRICLTKEGRALRAKAAAIPECVLDALGASPEQLGRLQKELSVIRDRLLAKAS; translated from the coding sequence ATGGCGGTTCGGTCTAAAGCGAAGCCGCAGGATCATCTCGATCTCGATGAATTCCTATGCTTTTCGATCTATTCGGTCGGTCACGCCTTCAATCAGTTCTACCGGCCGGTGCTCGACAAACTCGGCCTGACCTATCCGCAATATCTGACGATGGTTGCGCTGTGGTCGAAGGACGAACAGACGGTCAAGGAGATCGGGCAGTCGCTGTTTCTCGAGTCGAACACGCTGACGCCGATGCTGAAGCGGCTCGAGGCGCTCGGCTACGTCAAGCGGGCGCGCGACACCGAGGACGAACGGCAGGTGCGCATCTGCCTGACCAAGGAGGGGCGGGCGCTGCGTGCCAAGGCGGCCGCAATCCCCGAATGCGTGCTCGATGCGCTGGGCGCCTCGCCGGAGCAGCTCGGCCGGCTGCAGAAGGAATTGTCGGTCATTCGCGACCGGCTGCTGGCGAAGGCGTCGTAA
- a CDS encoding alpha/beta fold hydrolase — protein MTSITTKDGTKIAYKDWGKGQPILFSHGWPLAGDAWDAQMLFFGQNGYRVIAHDRRGHGASDQPWNGNNMDQYADDLAELIEKLELKNVVLIGHSTGGGEVVHYIGRHGTSRVAKVVLVGAVPPLMLKTANNPEGTPLEVFDSIRKGTATNRSQFFKDLTMPFYGFNRPGAKISEGLRESFWLMGMAGSIKGEYDCVHEFSEVDYTEDLKKIDKPTLVIHGSDDQIVPIAASAEKSAKIVKGAELKIYEGAPHGLAQVDPDKFNADVLKFIKA, from the coding sequence ATGACTTCGATCACCACCAAGGACGGAACCAAGATCGCTTACAAAGACTGGGGCAAAGGCCAGCCGATCCTGTTCTCGCACGGTTGGCCTTTGGCCGGCGACGCGTGGGACGCGCAGATGCTGTTCTTCGGTCAGAACGGCTATCGCGTCATCGCTCACGACCGCCGCGGTCACGGCGCGTCGGATCAGCCGTGGAACGGCAACAACATGGATCAGTACGCGGACGATCTCGCCGAACTGATCGAGAAGCTCGAGCTGAAAAATGTCGTGCTGATCGGCCATTCGACCGGTGGTGGTGAAGTCGTCCACTACATCGGCCGCCACGGCACCAGCCGCGTTGCCAAGGTCGTGCTCGTCGGCGCTGTCCCGCCGCTGATGCTCAAGACCGCGAACAACCCCGAAGGCACGCCGCTCGAGGTCTTCGACTCGATCCGCAAGGGCACGGCGACCAACCGCTCGCAGTTCTTCAAAGACCTGACGATGCCCTTCTACGGCTTCAACCGTCCGGGCGCGAAGATCAGCGAAGGTCTGCGTGAGAGCTTCTGGCTGATGGGCATGGCCGGCAGCATCAAGGGCGAATACGACTGCGTCCACGAGTTCTCGGAAGTCGACTACACCGAGGACCTCAAGAAGATCGACAAGCCGACGCTCGTCATCCACGGCAGCGACGACCAGATCGTGCCGATCGCGGCGTCAGCCGAGAAGAGCGCGAAGATCGTCAAGGGCGCGGAGCTGAAGATCTACGAGGGCGCGCCGCACGGCCTCGCCCAGGTCGACCCCGACAAGTTCAACGCCGACGTCCTCAAGTTCATCAAGGCTTGA
- a CDS encoding DUF1883 domain-containing protein, translating into MNFLHYDLNLGSGEVVEVTLDKQANVLLLDDTNFSNYKRGLRHSYFGGLAKRSPVRLAPPRPGHWHLVIDLGGYAGSVSASVQTHRAA; encoded by the coding sequence ATGAACTTCTTACATTATGACTTGAATTTGGGATCGGGCGAAGTTGTTGAAGTTACATTGGACAAGCAAGCGAATGTCCTTCTCTTGGATGACACCAATTTCTCGAATTACAAACGCGGGCTTCGCCATAGTTATTTCGGTGGATTAGCAAAGCGATCACCAGTGCGGCTTGCGCCGCCACGGCCTGGCCATTGGCATCTCGTTATAGATTTAGGAGGCTACGCAGGCTCAGTAAGTGCCTCAGTTCAGACGCACCGAGCCGCTTAA
- a CDS encoding SDR family oxidoreductase yields MTILVTGATGRVGRKVVQQLVTRGAAVRVLVRDPAKADFPAGVEIATGELLDIDALRAAFAGVKTLFLLNAVAGDEFTQALVALNVAREAGIERVVYLSVIHADRFVNVPHFAVKSGAERMIEQMGFSATILRPTYFIDNELMIKDVIVNHGVYPMPIGSKGVAMVDARDIAEVAALELIRRDQAPAKLPLETINLVGPDTLTGPAVAAVWTAVLGRAVVYGGDDPGAFEQNLATFMPKWMAYEMRLMAERYVSDGMIPEPGDVERLTKMLGRPLHSYRNFAAEVAASA; encoded by the coding sequence ATGACCATCCTCGTTACCGGCGCCACCGGCCGTGTCGGCCGCAAAGTCGTCCAGCAACTCGTCACGCGCGGCGCCGCCGTACGCGTCCTCGTCCGCGATCCGGCGAAGGCCGACTTTCCGGCCGGCGTTGAAATCGCGACAGGCGAGCTGCTCGACATCGACGCGCTGCGGGCCGCCTTCGCCGGCGTGAAGACGCTGTTTTTGCTCAATGCGGTGGCGGGCGATGAATTCACCCAGGCCCTCGTCGCCCTGAACGTCGCTCGCGAGGCGGGCATCGAGCGCGTCGTCTATCTCTCCGTGATCCACGCCGATCGCTTCGTGAATGTGCCGCATTTCGCGGTGAAGTCGGGCGCCGAGCGGATGATCGAGCAGATGGGCTTCAGCGCCACGATCCTGCGTCCGACCTACTTCATCGACAACGAACTCATGATCAAAGACGTCATCGTCAATCACGGCGTCTATCCGATGCCGATCGGCAGCAAAGGCGTGGCCATGGTCGATGCCCGTGACATCGCCGAGGTCGCCGCGCTCGAACTGATCCGCCGCGACCAGGCGCCGGCCAAGCTGCCGCTCGAGACGATCAATCTGGTCGGGCCGGACACTCTGACGGGTCCGGCGGTGGCCGCCGTTTGGACCGCTGTCCTGGGCCGTGCGGTCGTCTATGGCGGTGACGATCCCGGCGCGTTCGAGCAGAATCTGGCGACCTTCATGCCAAAGTGGATGGCCTATGAGATGCGCCTGATGGCCGAGCGGTATGTGAGTGACGGCATGATCCCGGAGCCGGGCGACGTTGAGCGTCTGACGAAGATGCTGGGCCGGCCGCTGCATTCCTATCGCAACTTCGCGGCCGAGGTCGCCGCCTCGGCCTAA